Within Halorussus sp. MSC15.2, the genomic segment TTTGCATGTCGATGAACGCGCTGGAGAGTTTGTCGCGCAGGAGCTGGCCCACCTGCGGCCACGTGTTGGAGCGCTGGTAGACCGTGAACGTGAACTGGTACCGGTTATCCGGCCCGTAGCCCGCCTCTCGCATCACCTGTCGCGCTTTCTGGAGGTCGGTCTGGCGATAACTGTACGGATACTCCTGCTGGGCGTGCTGCTGATAGGCGTCGGGTCCGCCGGGGTAGATGGCGGGCGGCGTGAAGTGGAACGCGGGTCTCCCTCGGCCCTTGAACACCTGCTCGACCAGTTGCTCCTTGTTCATCGCGTACGCGGCGGCGTGCCGCGCGGCCTGTTCGACCCGGTTCGTGTTGAACCCGATGTAGAACGTGTTGATGGTCGGAACCGCGAGGAAGTTGAGCGTCTCGCCGTTCCGAACCGGCCCGTACGTACCGACCTCGCGGCCGCGCTCGTCGGTCTTCTCGACTTCGACCTTGTTCGGGTTGTAGAACTCCGTCGGGATGGAGAACGCGTCGGCGTTCTTGTTCATCGCGTAGGTGTACCGCGCGTTCGCGTCCGACATTATCTGCCAGTGGACCCGCTCGACCTCGGCCTTGTTTCCGTAGTAGTTGTCGTACCGCGTGACCGACGCCTCCGTGTTCGGTTGCCACGACTCGAATTTGAACGGTCCGCACCCGACGGGTTGACTGGTGGCGAACTCGCTGTATTCGAGTTCCCCGTTGTACCCCTGAATGTCACCGACGATGCCTTCGGGCACGGCGGCGAACGCCGTGTACGCCAGCATCTCCAGCGTGGCGTGGAACGGCTCCTCCAGTTGTATTCGGAGGGTTCGGTCGTCCACGGCCGTGACCGACAGCGTGTCCGGTTGGTAGTTCCCGTCGGCGTCGACGGAGTGTTTGACGCCGATTGATTCGAGGATGAAGTAGGCGCGCCGCGACTCCGGCGACTGGGCCAACCGCTCGAAGGAGTAGACGAAGTCCTGAGCGGTGACTTGCGACCCGTCGTGGAACGTCGCACCCTCCTTCAGCGTGAACGTGTAGGTCCTGAAGTCGTCGGACACCTCGTAGTTCTTCGCCAGCAGCGGTTGGACCTCGATGTTCCCGTTCGGGTAGTTCATCAGGGCGTCGAAAACCTGCTGGATGACCTCTCCGGAGGCGGTGTCGGTCGCCTTGATTGGGTCGAGGGTACTCATCGTGGAGTTGATGAGGTTGAGCGTGCCACCCCCTCCCTGACCCTGCTGGGTCGTCGTCTGTTGAGCGTCCGCCTCTCCCGTGAACGCACTCCCGAGCGCGACGGCCGACGCCGCACTGCCGGTCGCTTCGAGGAAGGACCGGCGGCTCGTGTCTTGTCCCACCATGACAACGAGGAGCACGGCTTCGAGTTCCATTTATCCCCGTGTCCGTGAGTAAATACGAATCGCTTGGTAAAATCGTCTCTCGCCACAGTTTTTCGGCGGCCGGTCCGCGAAACCCTAATCGGCCCCAAATACTACATTTTGTATCGCAGTAATAAGTTTATACGTGGTGGCCGCGCACCGGACGTCGAATCGGGTAACGACCGGCTACCCCATCAGTCCGCACGCCAGAAGCGTTGAGGAACGGCTTCGCGGTCGAAGCGCGAGTTGCGCGGGGCTTTTACCGGCCGGGCGACTACGTGACGGTGATGGTCCAGAACGTCGCGGGCATGCTCTCCGAACTGGAGGTGGAGGACTTTCACTTGCTGTCGGGCATCGAACAGGGGATGCGCTTCTCGGAGTGGGTCGCCCGCGAGAAGATTCCCGAATTCTCGCGGTTGACCGCCGAGGAGGTCGACTACCGCATCGACAGGTGTCTCGACCGGGAACTGGTCGAACGCAAGACGATACAGTACGAGGGCTACAAACTCAAGTTCGAGGGGTACGACGCGCTGGCGCTCCACACCTTCGCGGAGCGCGACACGCTGGAGGGGTTCGGTTCGCCCCTCGGCGTCGGCAAGGAGAGCGACGTGTACGAGGTCCAGTCGTACAAACCGCTCGCGCTGAAGTACCACCGCGAGGGCTACACCAACTTCCGCGAAGTGATGAAAGAGCGCGACTACACCTCCGACCGCGAACACGTCTCGTGGCTCTACACCGCGCGGAAGGCCGCCGAGCGCGAGTACGAGGCGCTCGAAGCGCTCTACCCCGACGTGAAGGTCCCCCGCCCGATAGACCACAACCGCCACGCCATCGTGATGGAGAAGATAGACGGCGTGGAACTCTCGCGGACGAAACTCGAAGACGAGCAGGTGGTGCCCATCCTCGACCTAATACTGTCG encodes:
- a CDS encoding ABC transporter substrate-binding protein produces the protein MELEAVLLVVMVGQDTSRRSFLEATGSAASAVALGSAFTGEADAQQTTTQQGQGGGGTLNLINSTMSTLDPIKATDTASGEVIQQVFDALMNYPNGNIEVQPLLAKNYEVSDDFRTYTFTLKEGATFHDGSQVTAQDFVYSFERLAQSPESRRAYFILESIGVKHSVDADGNYQPDTLSVTAVDDRTLRIQLEEPFHATLEMLAYTAFAAVPEGIVGDIQGYNGELEYSEFATSQPVGCGPFKFESWQPNTEASVTRYDNYYGNKAEVERVHWQIMSDANARYTYAMNKNADAFSIPTEFYNPNKVEVEKTDERGREVGTYGPVRNGETLNFLAVPTINTFYIGFNTNRVEQAARHAAAYAMNKEQLVEQVFKGRGRPAFHFTPPAIYPGGPDAYQQHAQQEYPYSYRQTDLQKARQVMREAGYGPDNRYQFTFTVYQRSNTWPQVGQLLRDKLSSAFIDMQIETAPFSTLLKRGRNGNLQAYSLGWVMDWPAPDNFLQLLNPPLTDTSQSAPISYVNWSGTEASERARRAWTTVQQNPAPTDEAEQARNEAYIKMEEANWQDTVFLNVYHQTDQRFWYDYAQIPKFGAAGTSRQMFNDATVNEPNGGQ
- a CDS encoding serine/threonine-protein kinase RIO2, whose amino-acid sequence is MVQNVAGMLSELEVEDFHLLSGIEQGMRFSEWVAREKIPEFSRLTAEEVDYRIDRCLDRELVERKTIQYEGYKLKFEGYDALALHTFAERDTLEGFGSPLGVGKESDVYEVQSYKPLALKYHREGYTNFREVMKERDYTSDREHVSWLYTARKAAEREYEALEALYPDVKVPRPIDHNRHAIVMEKIDGVELSRTKLEDEQVVPILDLILSEMSDAYAEGYVHADMSEYNVFVNAEGITIFDWPQATPTDHENAEEFLERDVDNVVGYFRRKYPQLVPDVDVSALSATLADGTFGSARDHASED